The following proteins come from a genomic window of Methanofollis tationis:
- a CDS encoding SpoIIE family protein phosphatase → MMGGRRAWHRMTVKAKILAVFLSISMAALGIVGFAAFSTMGDMGSYALESSGQLGSRAVSDSTAALEANAESSLVRLVTDQADISNVVFEQVGSEMETLAGYADAVRRRPLSSAAPRLSSQSERPEDPELASVYILAPGVAQSSVSGELAALSVMDDLIRPLRSSDPRLTQAYIGTGSGILWVNPWVEGVPSSYDPRTRDWFVRAAGSDRLIWSDPYVDAGGKGLMVTCSRRVGADDGGRTWVVGTDVTLETINTRIIATQVSDRGYAFLLDSRGNVVSRPGIGAGDLRWDESFTAENLLDSDNAALGAVARAMVAGKSGTARVALGGEEKYVAYAPVSSVNWSLAVVVPVDEIVAPAEETRALIVAATGETGAHLNREMDAAKSLFFALFVALFVAVTILSVLFARVVTRPVEDLRRGSEAIGAGDLDYRVEIATGDEFEDLAHSFNRMAADLKGHIDELQRTTAEKERFEKELEIAKGIQQSFLPDRAPEIPGIELAAKNVPALEVGGDFYDFIPIAKDRWGLVIADVSGKGVPAALFMALSRTLIRASAMTDADPARSIEHANRLICEDSKTSMFVTLFYAVLDAREMTLHYVNAGHNPPLLFQGAATDVRLLRAEGIALGVIDDAELQSVRVDLAPGDVLVLYTDGVTEAINDKDEEFGEERLLRIIAEHRGRPAGEIQERILDAIADFAGECPQFDDITLMVLRAL, encoded by the coding sequence GCCGAATCGTCGCTGGTGCGCCTTGTGACCGACCAGGCCGACATCAGCAACGTGGTCTTCGAGCAGGTGGGCTCGGAGATGGAGACCCTTGCAGGCTATGCCGATGCCGTGCGCCGGCGCCCGCTCTCCTCTGCAGCGCCCCGGCTCTCCTCGCAGAGCGAACGCCCCGAGGACCCTGAATTGGCGTCGGTATACATTCTTGCGCCCGGCGTTGCGCAATCCTCGGTGAGCGGCGAACTCGCCGCCCTCTCGGTGATGGACGACCTCATCCGCCCCCTGCGGTCCTCCGACCCCCGCCTCACCCAGGCCTATATCGGCACGGGCTCGGGCATCCTGTGGGTCAACCCCTGGGTCGAGGGCGTTCCGTCGTCCTATGACCCGCGGACGCGGGACTGGTTCGTCCGGGCGGCCGGGAGCGACCGCCTCATCTGGTCGGACCCGTATGTCGACGCCGGGGGAAAAGGGCTCATGGTCACCTGTTCGCGCCGGGTCGGGGCCGATGACGGCGGGCGGACCTGGGTCGTCGGGACGGACGTGACCCTCGAGACGATCAACACCAGGATCATCGCCACGCAGGTCAGCGACCGCGGCTACGCCTTCCTCCTCGACAGCCGCGGGAACGTCGTCTCCCGCCCGGGGATCGGCGCCGGCGACCTGCGATGGGACGAGTCGTTCACCGCGGAGAACCTGCTCGACAGCGACAACGCGGCGCTCGGCGCCGTCGCCCGGGCGATGGTCGCGGGAAAGAGCGGGACGGCGCGGGTCGCCCTGGGCGGTGAAGAGAAATACGTCGCCTACGCCCCGGTTTCCAGCGTGAACTGGAGCCTTGCCGTCGTGGTGCCGGTCGATGAGATCGTCGCCCCGGCCGAGGAGACCAGGGCCCTGATTGTCGCCGCGACCGGAGAGACCGGGGCCCACTTAAACCGGGAGATGGACGCCGCAAAAAGCCTGTTCTTTGCTCTTTTCGTCGCCCTCTTCGTCGCGGTGACGATCCTCTCGGTCCTCTTCGCCCGGGTCGTCACCCGCCCGGTCGAAGACCTCAGGCGCGGCTCTGAGGCGATCGGGGCCGGCGACCTCGACTACCGCGTCGAGATCGCCACCGGCGACGAGTTCGAGGACCTCGCACACTCGTTCAACAGGATGGCGGCGGACCTCAAGGGCCATATCGACGAACTCCAGCGCACGACCGCGGAAAAAGAGCGGTTCGAGAAGGAGCTCGAGATTGCAAAAGGGATCCAGCAGAGTTTCCTCCCCGACCGTGCGCCCGAGATCCCGGGGATCGAACTCGCCGCGAAGAACGTGCCGGCGCTCGAAGTCGGCGGCGATTTCTACGACTTCATCCCGATTGCAAAAGACCGGTGGGGCCTGGTGATCGCCGATGTCTCGGGCAAGGGCGTTCCTGCGGCGCTTTTCATGGCCCTTTCCCGGACGCTGATCCGGGCGAGCGCCATGACCGATGCCGACCCGGCACGCTCGATCGAGCATGCAAACCGGCTGATCTGCGAGGATTCGAAGACCTCGATGTTCGTCACCCTCTTCTACGCCGTCCTGGATGCGCGGGAGATGACCCTGCACTATGTCAATGCCGGGCACAACCCGCCCCTGCTCTTCCAGGGTGCGGCCACCGACGTCCGCCTTCTCAGGGCCGAGGGGATCGCCCTCGGGGTGATCGACGACGCCGAACTCCAGTCGGTCAGGGTGGACCTTGCGCCCGGGGACGTCCTGGTGCTCTACACGGACGGCGTCACCGAGGCGATCAACGATAAAGATGAGGAGTTCGGGGAGGAGCGGCTGCTCAGGATCATCGCGGAGCACCGCGGCCGTCCGGCCGGGGAGATCCAGGAGCGGATCCTCGATGCGATCGCCGATTTTGCCGGGGAATGCCCGCAGTTCGACGATATCACCCTGATGGTGCTGCGGGCGCTCTGA